A genomic segment from Fusobacterium sp. DD2 encodes:
- a CDS encoding sugar kinase: protein MIEIMTLGEIMLRLSPPGHQRFIQASQFDVTYGGSEANIAACLASFGHKTGYITKLPCNAIADCVVASLRKSNVDCSTIVRGGKRLGTYFLENGVSVRPSNVVYDRADSAMAESKPEDFDFEESLRGIKWFHTSGITPVIGKETVEVVKKAMQVAKKNGAIVSFDLNYRGKLWTSDIANKQKMISELMEYVDICFGNARDAALVLGYKDGDKDFINGDYSICVNEENMQKVIKKYNFKYLVSSLRNSISASDNEYSAVVSTDSDYYVGKNYMVHIVDRVGSGDAFASGFIHGIITGMTKEDALNFAISSAVIKHTIPGDFNYTSVEEVAKLANGDSSGRVQR from the coding sequence ATGATTGAAATTATGACTCTTGGAGAGATAATGCTTAGATTATCTCCCCCTGGACATCAAAGATTTATTCAGGCTTCACAATTTGATGTGACATATGGAGGAAGTGAAGCTAACATTGCAGCATGCTTAGCATCTTTTGGACATAAAACAGGATATATTACTAAATTGCCTTGTAATGCAATAGCAGATTGTGTTGTAGCTAGTTTAAGAAAATCAAATGTTGATTGTTCAACAATTGTACGTGGTGGAAAAAGACTAGGGACATATTTTTTAGAAAATGGAGTGTCTGTAAGACCTTCAAATGTTGTTTATGATAGAGCAGATTCTGCAATGGCTGAATCAAAACCAGAAGATTTTGATTTTGAAGAAAGTTTAAGAGGAATAAAATGGTTCCACACTTCAGGTATTACTCCTGTTATAGGAAAAGAAACGGTAGAAGTTGTAAAAAAAGCAATGCAAGTTGCTAAAAAAAATGGTGCTATTGTTTCATTTGATTTAAACTATAGAGGAAAATTATGGACAAGCGATATTGCTAATAAACAAAAAATGATTTCAGAGCTTATGGAATATGTTGATATATGCTTTGGAAACGCTAGAGATGCTGCGTTGGTATTAGGTTATAAGGATGGAGATAAAGATTTTATTAATGGAGACTATTCAATTTGTGTAAATGAAGAGAATATGCAAAAGGTGATAAAAAAATATAATTTCAAATATTTAGTAAGTTCTTTGAGAAATAGCATTTCAGCATCTGATAATGAATATAGCGCAGTAGTATCAACAGATTCTGATTATTATGTTGGCAAGAATTATATGGTTCATATTGTGGATAGAGTTGGTAGCGGAGATGCTTTTGCATCAGGTTTTATTCACGGTATAATTACAGGTATGACTAAAGAAGATGCTTTGAATTTCGCAATATCATCAGCTGTTATAAAACATACAATACCAGGTGATTTTAATTATACATCAGTAGAAGAAGTTGCAAAATTAGCAAATGGAGATTCAAGTGGAAGAGTTCAGAGATAA
- the eda gene encoding bifunctional 4-hydroxy-2-oxoglutarate aldolase/2-dehydro-3-deoxy-phosphogluconate aldolase: MENILKKISEIGIVPVVTIENIEDTLPIAKALYDGGIPCAEVTFRNENCLEAIKIIKETYKDMLLGAGTVSDIAQVENALSAGAEFIVTPGFNEEVVSYCVNNNILIIPGCSNPSDLEKAQKYGLNIVKIFPAESIGGIKLIKSLSAPYNKMKFMPTGGINEENLREYLKFDKIIACGGSWMVPKDIIKTKDFKQIEHLVKKAINKMLNFELAHIGINSKDSKDAESIVTLFEEIFGFEKAANPNSIFAGSYIEAMRNPYLGTNGHIGIFTSDIVRAVAYLKRLGVTFNEESAKYDAAGRLGAIYLQKEIGKFAVHLVQKK; the protein is encoded by the coding sequence ATGGAAAATATATTAAAAAAAATATCTGAAATAGGTATAGTTCCAGTTGTAACTATAGAAAATATAGAAGATACTTTGCCCATTGCAAAAGCACTTTATGATGGAGGAATACCATGTGCAGAAGTAACTTTTCGAAATGAAAATTGTCTTGAAGCAATAAAAATAATAAAAGAGACTTATAAAGATATGCTATTAGGTGCAGGAACTGTATCTGACATAGCACAGGTAGAAAATGCTTTAAGTGCAGGAGCGGAATTTATAGTTACTCCTGGGTTTAATGAAGAAGTTGTTTCATATTGTGTTAATAACAATATTTTGATTATCCCTGGTTGTTCAAATCCAAGTGATTTAGAAAAAGCACAGAAATATGGATTAAATATAGTTAAAATTTTTCCAGCAGAAAGCATAGGAGGAATCAAACTAATTAAATCATTATCAGCTCCGTATAATAAAATGAAATTTATGCCAACTGGTGGTATAAATGAGGAGAATCTAAGAGAATATTTAAAATTTGATAAGATTATTGCCTGTGGTGGAAGCTGGATGGTTCCTAAAGATATTATAAAAACAAAAGATTTCAAACAAATAGAACATTTAGTAAAAAAAGCAATAAATAAGATGCTTAATTTTGAATTGGCACATATAGGAATCAATTCTAAAGATAGTAAAGATGCAGAGAGTATAGTTACTTTATTTGAAGAAATATTTGGTTTTGAAAAAGCTGCAAATCCAAATTCAATTTTTGCTGGAAGCTATATTGAGGCAATGAGAAATCCATATTTGGGAACTAATGGTCATATTGGTATTTTTACATCTGATATTGTTAGAGCAGTAGCTTATTTAAAAAGACTTGGTGTTACATTTAATGAAGAAAGTGCTAAATATGATGCTGCTGGAAGATTAGGTGCTATTTATTTACAAAAAGAGATAGGAAAATTTGCTGTACATTTAGTACAAAAAAAATAG
- a CDS encoding C-terminal binding protein, which yields MKVIITDCDHANINIEKEILEKAGLTYELKQCKTEEDLIEQCKDGDIFINQYAPITRHVMESLPNLKLVVRYGVGVNNVDVKAATELGVQVCNVPDYGMNEVADQAIAMMMALVRKVVLMNEYTKTQKWDYIKSIPIRRNSTQIVGVVGLGRIGRNFAQKAHALGFIVKGYDPYYKKDENISFIDVVTLDEIIETSDIISIHCPLEGNKDLFNAETFKRMKKNAYLINVSRGGIINENDLDEALEKGEISGAALDCVEHEPMNPDSKLFRHSNLLVSPHMGWYSEEAASELKRKVAEESVRFANNENVHYPVNKLK from the coding sequence ATGAAAGTTATAATAACTGATTGTGATCATGCAAACATAAATATTGAAAAGGAAATTTTAGAAAAAGCAGGACTTACTTATGAATTAAAACAATGTAAGACTGAAGAGGATTTAATTGAACAATGTAAGGATGGAGACATATTTATAAATCAATATGCTCCAATAACAAGACATGTGATGGAATCACTTCCAAACTTAAAATTAGTTGTTCGTTATGGAGTCGGAGTTAATAACGTGGATGTTAAAGCAGCTACAGAATTAGGAGTGCAAGTATGTAATGTTCCTGATTATGGAATGAATGAAGTTGCGGATCAAGCGATAGCTATGATGATGGCATTAGTACGTAAAGTAGTACTTATGAATGAATATACTAAAACTCAAAAATGGGATTATATAAAATCTATCCCTATAAGACGTAATAGTACTCAAATAGTTGGAGTTGTAGGATTAGGTCGTATTGGAAGAAATTTTGCTCAAAAGGCACATGCTTTAGGATTTATAGTAAAAGGATATGATCCATACTATAAAAAAGATGAAAATATAAGTTTTATAGATGTTGTTACATTAGATGAAATCATAGAAACTTCAGATATTATATCTATTCATTGCCCATTAGAAGGAAATAAAGATTTATTTAATGCTGAAACATTTAAACGTATGAAGAAAAATGCTTATCTAATCAATGTATCACGTGGTGGAATAATAAACGAAAATGATTTAGATGAAGCTTTGGAAAAAGGAGAAATTTCAGGAGCAGCTTTAGATTGTGTAGAACATGAGCCTATGAATCCAGATTCTAAATTGTTTAGACATAGTAATTTACTTGTTTCTCCACACATGGGATGGTATTCAGAAGAAGCTGCATCTGAATTAAAAAGAAAAGTCGCAGAAGAATCAGTGAGATTTGCTAATAATGAAAATGTGCATTATCCTGTAAATAAATTAAAATAA
- a CDS encoding SDR family oxidoreductase, producing the protein MKMFDLTGRKAIVTGAAQGLSRGMAEGLMEAGAEVCILDINPNVLNVAEEYKKQGYKCHGVIVNLGNVDERKKAFSAAVAALGDHLDILVNSAGVQRRYKSEEFPLEDWEFVLNINLTAVFSLCQMAANQFFKQNSKGKIINVASMLSFFGGYTVPAYAASKGGVAQITKAFCNEWASKGINVNAVAPGYMDTEMNTALTNPDNPRFKEITNRIPANRWGKPEDMKGPVVFLASDASDYLNGAIIPVDGGYLVK; encoded by the coding sequence ATGAAAATGTTTGATTTAACAGGGCGTAAAGCTATAGTTACTGGAGCAGCTCAAGGATTGAGCAGAGGAATGGCTGAAGGATTAATGGAAGCTGGAGCAGAAGTTTGTATTTTAGATATTAATCCAAATGTTTTAAATGTTGCTGAAGAATATAAAAAACAAGGTTATAAATGTCATGGAGTTATTGTAAATTTAGGAAATGTAGATGAAAGGAAAAAAGCATTTTCAGCAGCAGTAGCAGCTTTAGGAGATCATTTAGATATTCTTGTTAATAGTGCAGGAGTTCAACGTAGATATAAAAGTGAAGAATTTCCATTAGAAGATTGGGAATTTGTATTAAATATAAATTTAACTGCAGTGTTTAGTTTGTGCCAAATGGCAGCAAATCAATTTTTTAAACAAAATTCAAAAGGGAAGATAATAAATGTTGCATCAATGTTATCTTTCTTTGGAGGATATACAGTGCCTGCTTATGCAGCTTCAAAAGGTGGAGTAGCTCAGATTACTAAGGCTTTTTGTAATGAATGGGCAAGTAAAGGAATAAATGTTAATGCAGTTGCCCCAGGATATATGGATACAGAGATGAATACAGCATTAACTAATCCAGATAATCCAAGATTTAAAGAAATAACAAATCGTATTCCAGCAAATAGATGGGGAAAACCAGAAGATATGAAAGGCCCAGTAGTGTTCTTAGCTTCAGATGCATCAGATTACTTAAATGGAGCAATTATTCCAGTTGATGGTGGATATTTAGTAAAATAG
- a CDS encoding 5-deoxy-glucuronate isomerase: protein MKNSNQERMETWKVNSPEEYGFHEVIIPENSDCKVANIFRLNLKKGDNYILNSNKLELHAVLIEGEAVLSEHASLKNKMNKFDSFYIPSKDKIKITAIEDSIFYIAGALCEGIGKPIFRKFDSSLPIGDIHQIHGEGVGRREVMFTLAPSDKASRLICGLTWGGNGAWTSWPPHQHEKDLEEVYCYFDMPAPKFGLHISYLKSGQVDEIVSHVVQSGTMVQAPCGYHPTVASPGTRNTYLWVLAAFVPEGRSYDLAIMDPNYIESKK, encoded by the coding sequence ATGAAAAATTCTAACCAAGAAAGAATGGAAACTTGGAAAGTAAATTCTCCTGAAGAGTACGGTTTTCATGAAGTAATTATACCTGAAAATAGTGATTGTAAGGTAGCAAATATATTTAGATTGAATTTGAAAAAAGGAGATAATTATATTTTAAATTCAAATAAATTAGAATTACACGCTGTATTGATTGAAGGAGAAGCAGTATTAAGCGAACATGCTAGTTTAAAAAATAAAATGAATAAATTTGATTCCTTTTATATACCCTCAAAAGATAAAATCAAAATTACTGCAATTGAGGACTCAATATTTTATATAGCAGGTGCATTATGTGAAGGAATAGGAAAACCTATTTTTAGAAAATTTGATTCTAGTCTGCCAATAGGTGATATTCATCAGATACACGGAGAGGGAGTTGGAAGAAGAGAAGTTATGTTTACATTAGCTCCTTCAGATAAAGCAAGTAGATTGATTTGTGGTTTGACTTGGGGTGGAAATGGTGCTTGGACAAGTTGGCCACCTCATCAACATGAAAAAGATTTAGAAGAGGTATATTGCTATTTTGATATGCCAGCCCCTAAATTTGGTTTGCATATTAGTTATTTAAAGAGTGGACAAGTAGATGAAATTGTAAGTCATGTGGTTCAATCAGGAACAATGGTGCAAGCGCCATGTGGTTATCATCCAACTGTTGCGAGTCCTGGAACAAGGAATACGTATCTTTGGGTACTAGCAGCATTTGTGCCAGAAGGAAGAAGTTATGATTTAGCGATTATGGATCCAAATTATATTGAAAGTAAAAAATAA
- a CDS encoding TRAP transporter large permease: MTGLILFGAFAVFLLIGVPIAMALGIASMATILFSPTIHLSTNVIAQRIFGGLDSTSIMAIAFFVLAGNIMTKGGISRRLVEFANSIVGGFRGGMALALVLACAFFAALSGSAPATVVAIGVMLYPDMVRLGYPKDRTAGLLVVSGGLGPIIPPSIIMVVYATITGASVGDLFKSGMAIGITIMLVLMIVVLIFAHKEKWPKNNVKMTSKEFFTSFFKTIPALMLPIIILGGIYSGILTPTESSAIAVVWSLIAGIFIYKEVKISDLYKIFLDSAKGSAMILFIIATSTAFAWLFAFAGISKDLVNFVIGLDLSPTLFCIVVALILLAFGVFLEGIATCVLMVPVLWPIAKAMGIDPIHFGMIVSISNVIGTMTPPVAVNIFSAASVTKLKMGEIVKGQMAFFIGYLFVFVLVVIFPIFSTFLLK, from the coding sequence TGCTATGGCATTAGGAATAGCGAGTATGGCAACTATTTTATTTAGCCCAACAATTCATTTATCAACAAATGTTATAGCACAAAGAATTTTTGGTGGATTAGATTCAACTTCTATCATGGCAATAGCATTTTTCGTTCTTGCTGGGAATATAATGACCAAAGGTGGTATTTCGAGAAGACTTGTAGAATTTGCAAACTCTATAGTTGGTGGATTCAGAGGCGGAATGGCGTTAGCCCTAGTTCTCGCATGTGCGTTTTTCGCAGCGTTATCAGGTTCTGCACCAGCAACTGTTGTTGCTATAGGAGTAATGCTTTATCCTGATATGGTTAGATTAGGATATCCAAAAGATAGAACAGCTGGATTGTTAGTTGTATCAGGTGGTTTGGGACCGATAATTCCACCAAGCATTATTATGGTTGTTTATGCAACTATTACAGGGGCATCGGTTGGTGATTTGTTTAAATCAGGAATGGCTATTGGTATAACTATTATGCTTGTTTTAATGATTGTTGTACTTATATTTGCACATAAAGAAAAGTGGCCTAAAAATAATGTAAAAATGACTTCTAAGGAATTTTTTACAAGTTTCTTTAAAACAATTCCAGCTTTAATGTTGCCGATTATAATTTTAGGAGGAATATATTCTGGAATACTTACTCCAACAGAATCTTCAGCTATAGCAGTAGTTTGGTCATTAATAGCAGGTATCTTTATTTATAAAGAAGTAAAAATAAGTGATTTATATAAAATATTTTTAGATTCTGCAAAAGGATCTGCGATGATTTTATTTATAATTGCAACTTCAACAGCTTTTGCATGGTTATTTGCATTTGCTGGTATTTCAAAAGATTTAGTAAATTTTGTTATTGGATTAGATTTAAGTCCAACATTATTCTGTATTGTTGTAGCTTTAATATTATTAGCTTTTGGAGTATTCCTTGAAGGAATAGCAACTTGTGTATTGATGGTTCCTGTATTGTGGCCTATTGCAAAAGCCATGGGAATAGATCCAATTCATTTTGGAATGATTGTATCTATTTCAAATGTAATTGGAACTATGACACCACCAGTTGCAGTTAATATTTTTTCAGCAGCCAGTGTTACAAAATTGAAAATGGGAGAAATTGTAAAAGGGCAAATGGCTTTTTTCATTGGCTATTTATTTGTATTTGTTTTAGTAGTCATATTCCCTATATTTAGTACATTTTTATTAAAATAA